DNA from Methanospirillum lacunae:
ATTGATGGATGATATCTGGTTTGTTCTAGGATAGAAGGAACGATTGTCCGATTTGAATAATATTTTTTCTGGGATATGTACTTGGTATGATACAGTTTTTGGAACGACTGATAAGACGTATATACTCTCCTCCCTAACGAAAGGTCGTCTCTGATATGTGAGAAACATTTTCTTATTATATTGAAAATGTATCCCAGGAAATTATTTCGGGATTGCAGGACATCGATAATCAAATCGTATCAAATTTAGAGGGGGAAACACATGAAATCAGTTCATAAATTCTACATCCCATTTTTCGTCATTATCCTGTGTGCTTTTGTGGTAACTCTGGTTACTGCTGATGGGTACGGAGTACTTGATTCAGGAACAGCCGGATCTGCAAATGTCATGAGTTCGTCATCAGGGGTTGGAGAAAATGTGATGAATACCTTACCTTCTGTAGGCGAATCGGGAAATGTTATAAACCCGTCTTCGGTAAATCTGAAGAATAGTACTATCCTCAATACCTTACCTTCAGTCGATAACAATGGGGATGTAATAAATCCATCAACTGATGGTCTGGCAAATGTCATGAATTCGTTACCATCTGAAAAAAAAGCAGACCCTGGATCAAACGATCTGAAGGTATACTATCTGAATACGAGTCATGGCGATGCAACATTGCTTGAATCCTCAGGTCATTTTATGATCATCGATGCCGGTGACACCCGGGACTCTTCTGCAGTTATTAATTATCTGGATACCACTGGTGTCAAAACGCTTGATTATGCCATTGCCACCAATCTTGATGAAAGCGCTATCGGTGGAATGACAAATATTATGGAAAAATTCCCGGTTTCGATATTCAGCGGTCCAAGCAATTCTTTTTCATCCCCTACGTATGACGAGATCAAAACGATGATAGACGAAAAGGGAGTTGGCTTTGAACAGGCTGCTTCAGGTGTCAGTCTTCCCTTTGGAGATACATCTGTTCAATTCATAAGCACTTCGACTTCAGAAATAAATGCTTCTGATAATGCCTTATCTGTTTTAGTGAAAACCGGTAGTGTGACATTCCTCTTTACCGGAAATCAAAATCTTGGTCTGTCACCAGCAA
Protein-coding regions in this window:
- a CDS encoding ComEC/Rec2 family competence protein; the encoded protein is MKSVHKFYIPFFVIILCAFVVTLVTADGYGVLDSGTAGSANVMSSSSGVGENVMNTLPSVGESGNVINPSSVNLKNSTILNTLPSVDNNGDVINPSTDGLANVMNSLPSEKKADPGSNDLKVYYLNTSHGDATLLESSGHFMIIDAGDTRDSSAVINYLDTTGVKTLDYAIATNLDESAIGGMTNIMEKFPVSIFSGPSNSFSSPTYDEIKTMIDEKGVGFEQAASGVSLPFGDTSVQFISTSTSEINASDNALSVLVKTGSVTFLFTGNQNLGLSPATFWAVPNKDVQGSLASLSEIAPEVLVINPGDSGINNTTLDTLKKLKIDPLLTNVDGNIVVTSDGNEYQISTGSGKSFKKPVPEGTPTYQASPVTNVTSSDAHLLNGVATNSVI